In Mariluticola halotolerans, one DNA window encodes the following:
- the cysD gene encoding sulfate adenylyltransferase subunit CysD: protein MSASISRLSNLQALEAESIEIFREVASAFERPVMMYSVGKDSSVLLHLARKAFYPSRIPFPLLHVDTTWKFREMIAFRDRTAVEYDLDLIVHTNADGVRDKINPFDHGAAYTDIMKTAALRQALTSGQYDAAIGGARRDEEKSRAKERIFSHRNAQHAWDPKNQRPELWHTFNTRLNPGESMRVFPLSNWTELDIWTYIYAENIPIVPLYFAAKRPVVERSGTLIMVDDERFVFEKGEKPKDKVVRFRTLGCYPLTGAIQSDAATLPEIIMEMQASRTSEREGRLIDSDQSGSMEKKKQEGYF from the coding sequence TTGAACGGCCGGTGATGATGTATTCGGTGGGCAAGGATTCAAGCGTGCTGTTGCATCTGGCGCGCAAGGCCTTTTATCCCTCGCGCATTCCCTTTCCCTTGCTCCACGTCGATACGACCTGGAAGTTCAGGGAAATGATCGCCTTTCGCGACCGTACGGCCGTAGAATATGATCTCGATCTGATCGTGCACACCAATGCCGATGGCGTCCGCGACAAGATCAACCCCTTCGATCATGGCGCGGCCTATACCGACATCATGAAAACCGCGGCCCTCCGTCAGGCGCTCACCAGCGGCCAGTATGATGCCGCCATTGGCGGCGCGCGCCGCGACGAGGAAAAATCCCGCGCCAAGGAGCGCATTTTCTCGCACCGCAATGCCCAGCACGCCTGGGACCCGAAAAACCAGCGCCCCGAACTCTGGCACACCTTTAATACCCGCCTTAATCCCGGCGAGAGCATGCGCGTCTTCCCGCTCTCCAACTGGACCGAGCTCGACATCTGGACCTATATCTATGCCGAAAACATCCCCATTGTGCCGCTCTATTTCGCCGCCAAACGCCCGGTGGTTGAACGTTCCGGCACCCTGATCATGGTCGATGACGAGCGTTTCGTCTTTGAAAAGGGCGAAAAGCCCAAGGACAAGGTCGTCCGCTTCCGCACCCTTGGCTGCTACCCGCTTACCGGTGCCATCCAGTCCGATGCGGCAACACTGCCCGAAATCATCATGGAGATGCAGGCCAGCCGCACCTCCGAGCGTGAAGGCCGCCTGATCGACAGCGATCAGTCCGGTTCGATGGAAAAGAAAAAGCAGGAAGGCTACTTCTGA
- the cysN gene encoding sulfate adenylyltransferase subunit CysN, with translation MTNLLNRDDISPDTALWLEQQTSKGLLRFLTCGSVDDGKSTLIGRLLYDSQLILDDQLASLKKESRNRTTGDEGIDFSLLVDGLAAEREQGITIDVAYRFFSTDKRKFIVADTPGHEQYTRNMATGASNADLAVVLVDARKGLLTQTRRHSFILSLIGVRHVVLVINKIDLVDYDQEVFDRIESEYRSFAERLGFDTLVAIPVSSLKGDNIVSASPNTPWYSGSPLVPYLETIDVSVDHSGLPLRFPVQWVNRASLDFRGLSGTVASGTVKVGDEVLVASSRKPAIVSRIVTMDSDLPEAITGQAVTLVLDRELDISRGDMLTHPGSTPEYSNQMQARLVWMHEEPAHPGRSYLLKIGSQVVPATITNLKHCTNVNTLEKIPGNNIELNEVGTVTMATDKPIAFDSYGANANTGGFILIDRITNATLGAGVIDFGLRRAQNLTYQSFDVNRAVRAKLKGQEPQIVWFTGLSGSGKSTIANLIEKRLTAEGKHAYILDGDNVRHGLNRDLGFTDTDRIENIRRVSEVAKLMGDAGLIVLVSFISPFRNERRLAREIVGDLKFIEAYVDTPLEDCEARDPKGLYAKARRGEIKNFTGISSPFEPPEHADIVLHGGEKSPEDLAEELYARIFS, from the coding sequence ATGACAAACCTTCTGAACCGCGACGATATCAGCCCCGACACAGCCCTTTGGCTCGAACAGCAGACCTCGAAAGGCCTGTTGCGCTTTCTCACCTGCGGCAGCGTCGATGATGGCAAATCCACCCTGATCGGCCGGCTGCTTTATGACAGCCAGCTCATTCTCGACGATCAGCTCGCCAGCCTGAAAAAGGAAAGCCGCAACCGCACCACCGGTGACGAGGGCATTGATTTCTCGCTTCTGGTCGACGGTCTCGCCGCCGAGCGCGAGCAGGGCATCACTATCGATGTGGCCTACCGCTTCTTTTCAACCGACAAGCGCAAATTCATCGTCGCCGACACCCCCGGCCACGAACAATATACCCGCAACATGGCCACTGGCGCTTCCAATGCCGATCTGGCCGTGGTGCTGGTCGATGCGCGCAAGGGCCTTTTGACCCAGACCCGCCGCCACAGCTTCATTCTCTCCCTCATTGGCGTGCGCCATGTGGTGCTGGTCATCAACAAGATCGATCTGGTCGATTACGATCAGGAAGTTTTCGACCGGATTGAAAGCGAATATCGCAGTTTCGCCGAACGCCTCGGCTTTGACACGCTGGTCGCTATCCCCGTTTCCTCGCTCAAGGGCGACAATATTGTCAGCGCCAGCCCCAATACCCCTTGGTATTCGGGCAGCCCGCTCGTCCCCTATCTCGAAACCATCGATGTCTCCGTCGATCATTCCGGCCTGCCGCTGCGCTTTCCCGTCCAATGGGTCAACCGCGCCAGCCTCGATTTCCGGGGTTTAAGCGGCACCGTCGCTTCCGGCACGGTCAAGGTGGGCGACGAGGTTCTTGTGGCCTCGTCCCGCAAACCCGCCATTGTCTCGCGCATTGTCACCATGGATAGCGATCTGCCCGAGGCCATAACCGGCCAGGCGGTCACCCTCGTGCTCGACCGGGAACTCGATATCTCGCGCGGCGACATGCTGACCCATCCCGGCTCCACGCCCGAATACTCCAACCAGATGCAGGCCCGCCTCGTCTGGATGCATGAGGAACCGGCCCATCCCGGCCGTTCCTATTTGCTCAAGATCGGCAGCCAGGTGGTCCCCGCCACCATCACCAATCTCAAGCATTGCACCAATGTGAACACGCTGGAAAAAATCCCCGGCAACAATATCGAACTGAACGAAGTCGGCACCGTCACCATGGCCACCGACAAGCCGATTGCCTTTGATAGCTATGGTGCCAATGCCAATACCGGCGGCTTCATCCTCATCGATCGCATCACCAATGCGACCCTTGGGGCAGGGGTGATCGATTTCGGCCTCCGCCGCGCCCAGAACCTGACCTATCAAAGCTTTGACGTGAACCGCGCCGTCCGCGCCAAACTCAAGGGGCAGGAACCGCAAATCGTCTGGTTCACCGGCCTGTCCGGCTCCGGCAAGTCGACCATTGCCAACCTCATCGAAAAGCGCCTGACCGCCGAGGGTAAGCACGCTTACATTCTCGATGGCGACAATGTCCGCCACGGTCTCAACCGCGATCTCGGGTTCACCGATACCGACCGGATTGAAAACATCCGCCGGGTCAGCGAAGTCGCCAAATTGATGGGTGATGCCGGGCTGATCGTTCTGGTCTCGTTCATCTCGCCCTTCCGCAATGAACGGCGTCTGGCCCGCGAAATCGTCGGCGACCTCAAATTCATCGAGGCCTATGTCGATACTCCGCTCGAGGATTGCGAAGCGCGCGATCCCAAGGGTCTTTACGCCAAGGCCCGTCGCGGCGAGATCAAGAATTTCACCGGCATCAGCTCCCCCTTCGAGCCGCCCGAACACGCCGACATCGTCCTGCACGGCGGCGAGAAGTCGCCCGAAGACCTGGCAGAAGAACTCTACGCGCGTATCTTCAGCTAG